TGCAGTTGGTTATGCGGATCTTCCCACTTTTAGCAAAGCGTTTAAAAATCGTTTCGGATGCTCTCCTACATACTATAGAAATTCAGAAATTTTAAAAGAAGAAATACTTGAGGAAGCGATTAAAGATTCACAAGGATTCAATAAACTTGAATTTACAATTGAAGAATTACCAGCATTTAAAATATTGTATCTGCAATACAAAGGGAATTATGATAATATTAAAGCCATTGAACAAACATGGGAGAAATTAGTTCGTTACGCACTAAAAAAGAAGCTCTTTAAAGACGATACGATTATTGTTGGAGAAGTTTTAGATGATGATGAAATATCAGAATCGTTAAAGTGTAGATATAATGCTGGAATTATTATTGATTCTAATGCTGATATAACTACGGAAGGCTTATTCGGAACAAAAGAAATTGAAGCTCAAAAATATGCTAAATTCATTCATAAAGGAAGTCATGAAAGTTGTTTTGAATCCTATAATTCCATTTACATGCATTGGATGAAAGACGTTAAATTGGAGTTTGAAGAT
This genomic window from Tenacibaculum sp. 190524A05c contains:
- a CDS encoding AraC family transcriptional regulator — its product is MSNPTQIERYQKLLEFLDKQFKSSISSKDIEEVSFYSYRNINRIFYALQQETIGHYLKRIKLEKAAEYLKYSSDEVSDIAIAVGYADLPTFSKAFKNRFGCSPTYYRNSEILKEEILEEAIKDSQGFNKLEFTIEELPAFKILYLQYKGNYDNIKAIEQTWEKLVRYALKKKLFKDDTIIVGEVLDDDEISESLKCRYNAGIIIDSNADITTEGLFGTKEIEAQKYAKFIHKGSHESCFESYNSIYMHWMKDVKLEFEDKPTLEFYLNDEETTPKEKLITEIYIPVK